Part of the Candidatus Methanomethylicota archaeon genome is shown below.
GGCATGTATCTTATTCCACCAGCCTCCTCACTATAGTATTTTACTGATATGTTTGCAATTCCATTGAACTTCATGTTTTTAGCTATGGTTTCTGATATTGCTCTGAATGCTCCTTTCCATGTTGATGATGGTATGACTAGCATTTCGTTTTTGAGTTTTAGGAAGCTTCTCCTAACCTCTGCTCCCATGGAGCCTATGTGTATTGGTGTTTCAGTTTTGAATGTAATTATTCCTATGATTTTTGTTTCTATTGGGTTTAGGTGTTTGATTATGGTCATGTTTTTCCACCCCATAGGAATGGGTGTATTTGTATTGGGGTTAACATGTTGACCCCTGTGAGCACATAGTTTTCTGAGATTTTGATTGGGTAGCCGATTAATGATAGTATGGCTAATGATTGTGGAATGTTTCCGCCACCAATTATTGAGCCCACTGCAATGCATCCCTCTGAAGCTACATGTTCAAATATTGGTCTCCTAATATTTCCATGCATATCCCAACCGCAATGTAAAGTTCTACTCTTCCCATAAACCTTCTTAATCTCCAAAACCCCAGCTTTCCCACCAATTCCACAAATCTCCATTAGGGAGTCTAGATCGAGTTTACTTGGATATGGTTTATAGCTCTTTAAACCATTAGTTTCAAGTAGTGGTGATAGTGCATAGAATATTATGTTTCTATCTTCCACAGCTACACCACTGGACTTTAAATCCCCCATCATCTTATCCAACGATATCTCCCTAACTTCTTCTATTATTGAATGCCCAAACCCTCTGGAAACCCCTCTACCAATCTTAATCTCCAATCCACCTTTAATCCACTCATAGATACTGTCTTTTGATATTCCAATGTAACACCAGAATTCTTGACCTTCAATCATAGCATCATACTCATATAGCATTCCAGCTTGACTTGTAGCTCTACGCTTACTTATGCCAACTGAAATCATGGATTGAACTTTCACATCAACTTCCTTGAATGCTTCCCCATCCTTATCCGATTTCCTCACAGGTTGTGGATGTGGATATTCTATGGCTGCATGCCCCATACTACACTCAAATTTAAACTTCGGATCTCTCCCATCCTTAAGCGCACCTGCAACATCATACTCAGAGATGAAGATTTTACTTTCAAATACTTCTTTTCCATGTGGAACTTTACACTTGTACATGAATGGATGTGATGGATATGATTTTAATCCATCATCTATTAAGTATGCGTTGGACACCAATAAATCGTAAGATCCACCTATACTTTTAGCTTCCTCCAAACTTATGTAGCCATGGGTGTATAGTGAGGTGAGTATAGCCCCCCTTAGTGTTGTTGATGGAATATAGTTTAGCTGACCCTTATACCCCCTCTCAACCCTCCTCCCCGGAATTATTGTTGGGGATAGGATTTTGATTTTAGCTTCATAGAACTTCATCATACAACCACCTCTTCAACTCATTAAGCAATATGATCCAATCCGTATTCTTGATTGCAGACTCCAATTGACCATCATCTTCAATCATTACATCCACTATAGACCTCCTACCAAACCTATCCAACCTCAACTCTGCAAGCGACAATAACGTTAATCCAATCAAATTCACATCAACATCACTCAATGAAATCTCACCGACAAATTCAACACCACAAACCTTCTCAGAAGTGAATAGGGCTCCTGTAGCAACCTTCCCGCTACTATCATCAATCCTTATACCAGCAACAGTCTCAACATTCACATCCCCCTGCAACTCTAAATCTGAAACCTTCAATGCACTTGGAGCATTAGACTTAGGATAACCAAACAACCTACAAACATCACATACGCCACCCATACGTTCATGCGCCTTTTCAATCCTCTCGATATCAATTTCACCACAACACTTGAAGCCAAATAAGTCAGCAATCTTAGAAGCAGAAGACCTTAAAGCCCCCTTAAAGCTTGATCCAGGAATATAATATTTTGCAACCCTCTTGCCAGCTTGAATGGTGAACTTCCTAGTAAATGAAACATCAGGACCTAGGGGTAATGCATATACTGAGCCAAAAGTGGCCATACCAATAGGTTTAACTTTAACCTTAAACTTCAACTCCATCATATTACACCTCCACCGACGATTTTGATCATTCTGTAAGCATCTGAAATCGATGCATTAAATGTATGTGGTATCTCCTCCTTCCCTAAGAATTTACTCAACTCCTCCTTTGGACACAACTCAAAAACAATGTTGTATATCTTCATATTGTCTTCATAATCCTTTCTCTTAGTTTTCTCATACATTTCTTTAAATCTTGCATATTGTCGTTTAGCATAAACCTTTTCTATGAAGAGTTTGAATATATCAGCATCCTTTTCACACACACCACTAAAGACTATGAAACTATCCGCCCTATTCATACATTCTAGAATTCCACTTCTAATACCTTTTATGAAACTTTGAAATTCCTCAATTTTTGTTTTTAGTTCATGTTTAGTTATATAATCCACGTATCTTGATGCAAGATAAGATTTCCATACGAAATCAGCGTAATCTGAAGATTCAAATAACAATTTAATGTAATCCTTAAGACCATCATTTTCAGATATCTTGAATGGCTGAATGGAAATCATTTTATCTCTAAGCAACTGAATTCTCTCTCTAACGATCGAATCATTTAATGTGATAGCCTCTTCCACATCAAAAGCAACGGCACTACATCCCGGGTCATCTCTAACATTCTTCTTTCCCTCCTTCATCAAACTATTTGCTGCGGAAATTAGACCCCAAATATTGGCCTTTGCAGATCCAACAGCTATGCCAATACTTAAACCCCTACTTTTACCCATATTCAATCTAAACTCATTTCCAACGATCCACGAGAAAGCTATTGAAGTCCATGATGGCATTATGATTAAGGCATCATCACCACCAACATATAAGGTTCCAAATAACGTTGATACGTACGGTTTTAATGCCTCATTCAAATCCTCATGATATTTCATTATAGATTCATAAATTACCGTTAAAGCTTTCATAATAGCGTTCTTTAAAGCCATATCTATTCTAGCACTCCTCTCATACATGTCAGTTGGAGAAATGGATGTAGCCATAAATGGACCCATAAGATTACCATCAACCTTCAAAACAGCAATATTCCTCAACTTAACACCAGCAGTTCTCCTTTCAATCAATTCACGCAATTCCGGCTTATCGTGGCCCGAAATTAATTCAATAATGTATTTATTCACATGTTCCCAATCAAGATCATAAACATCCTTAACCGTAACGGGCTTCCCACCTACAAAGATGGTGGCTTCATATTTATTCTTAAAACTTATTTCGCCACCAAATTCGTAAAGCGATTTACATACATTACAAACTCTCTTTAAACCTTCAGGAGTTTCTATCTTAGTTTCCACATCATCAAGATAACATAATTGACACAAATCCTCATAACCACTTGGACTTTTAATCCTAGCAATTGGCATAGATTTGCTTTCCATAGAATTCTTCTTCAAGTGCAAATTGTTCATCAACTCTTTTATCATTAAGTACATGTTGTCGCGGAATTGCGTATATGCAAATGCCACTTTAAGACCATTACTTGATAGTATGTTGTTTAATTGGTCTCCAACGATCTTCTCAAATTCATTCACAAAAAGCCTTGGCATTACGAATTCCACGACTCCACCAGCAGTATATATGAAGGATTCATACGGAACCCATATGTCATGTTCATCCATGTTTGATTGTATGTAGAATGGTGCATATGCCATTACAAGGTAGTCTACTAGTAGGCTAGCTCCACTCGTAACTTTGATCTCTTGAGATCTCGATATGTACCTTTGAATGCCAGCAACATCTATAACTCCAATCAGCACATTCCTATAATCCTCTTCCTCACGTCGTTCACCCTCAACTCCTCTGAATGGTTTAACTGGAGACTTAAACCCATCAGTTTCCTCCCTCAAACTGTTGAGAAACTTTGAATTCAAATATTCAAAAATCTTTAAACCACGCTCTTTATACACCTTAATCCAGAAATCCCAAGCAGTATCACCAGTCCCAAGACCATCCTCATAATTCAAGTTCAACTCTTTAGCTATCGATTCCAAATCTTTTCCAAGATATGATTCCACGAGTTTCCTAACTCTATCTATTGTTGAAGCCATAGTGTCGGCTTCCTTCAGTATAGCTGAAAGATCGTCTTTTGGTTCATGATGCTTAGATATTATGTCAACAATTCTATTTAATGTCTGTTCGGGTATTAATCCATCCAAGAGGAGTCTAGCAACATTTGTTGACAATTCTACATGTTGTTTGTAATTGAAGGGTTTCCCAATGTCATGTAGGAGGGATGCTAACCTTAATACTGCAATTTCAGTTCTATCAAGCTTTTTATTGATAGTAGCTAAACTCCACGCTATTGCAGATGTGAGTAGGAGGTGTGGTATTAAGCCTGAAGTGTTGAATCCAGGTCTCGTATCCGATGGAAATATGAACCACGACTTCTCAATATCCTTACAAAGCTTTTCATTAGCTAGAATATTTGTTAATTTTTGGATGATATCTAAGTACTCTTCTTTCCTTTCATATATTCCTTTAATAAATTCTGCAGGATTTTCCCGTAGTGGCTCTCTCTTCATATATGATCCTGGCACCAAGTGGACTCTGCATAGCATGTATATCTTTAAGGGGCTTAGAATTGCTGATGGGAATAATTCCTTTAGTAATGGGATTTTGAAGTATAGTGAGATTAAGTCTCCAATTAATTCGAGTTTTCTAACTTCATCATATGACTTAACAATTTCAATTCCCAGTATACTTTGTAAAAACTCTCTAAGCTTTTTGAGCACATCTTTATATGTTTCCACATCTTCAGATTTCACGCGCCTATAATCAATTATTCCTGCATCGTCTCTATATGGGACTACATATGATTTGAATATTGGGTATGGTTCTTCAAATTTGAGTTCTTCAAAGCTTCTCAAGAATCCCCACCTCATCAACTATTCTAAGTTCATTTTGGAAATGTTTGAGTGATAGATTTGCAAGCTCCTTGCATATGGTGTTAAGTTTTTCACCTTCAACGGAGCTTCCTGGATTAATCGTCAAATTGCCAATGGTCAGTTTATCTGAAAATTTGCTTAAGCTTATCTTGTTAATCTTATATTTAACTCTACCAAACTTCTTGTTATCCATAAGCTTTCTATACTTGAATCTCCCTAGAAGAACGCTTCTACCCGTACTGCCATTCACTATCCCCATTCCAAGTAAGAGTAAGCCTAGCTCATAATCCCTCAAATTCATGAAGCTTATTTCACCATTAAATTCTGATCCTTGAGGTGCAGCGTAAACCTTCATTCCATATGGGAGATCTAAAGCTTCAAGTTTAACGTTTAAGCCTATGAAGTCACTGAACTCTATTAAGCTTTTCAAACCCGCAGTTCCAAATAGGTCGCATATTAAACATACATTGTCCATTTTCGTGTAGTCGCATGGGAAACCTCTATCCTCAAGTATGGTTTCATCCCAAACCCTTTGATGCCTCCAACCACTCTCACCCTCCCCAGCAAGCTTCGTTAATCGTGAAGCTTTGAGGAAGCATGATCTAACGTTACCATTAAATCCATGGAAGCTGAGTTCCAATCTAGCCCTTACATTACCCTTAACTGAAGAACCAGGTATCACGGTCCCCATAGTTGTAGATGCAAATTCACTATAACCAATCTTCAACTGTAATTCCTTAAGCATACCTGCATCTATCCGCTTCCTCTTTGCATAAACCTCCTTCAACTTCTTCAAATCAACTTCAAATCTCTCCCTACCAGAACCCACATGTAGATATGAGTTGTCAGCTATTATGCTTACATACATTGAACCGCATAAATCCCTGTACGTACTTCTATCCCTAGGCTTATTTCTCAGAACGTTTAATCTTATCTGTTGCATTACGCCACACCTTTTCAAGTCTATCAATTAAAGCCCAAGCCTTATCATCTTGGAAGCATAATTGTCCATCCTTTAATTCAGCTAAATCGGATACATCAACACTTTCATCAACATTAACTTCCAATGATGGTAAAACCTTACCCTCCCCCTTTAAAGTGTAATCCTTTATGGATATGTTTAAATTGCGTATCTTAACAAGCCCATAACCTCTAGATGTGAATCCACCTATCCTAACTTCACCATTATCTATCATGCGAAGTATTGAACCAAGCAATCCAAGAGCATAGTTTGGTAGATTTGAACATCTAATTTCAAATTTGAATCTACATCCAGGCTCAACATACTCAACTTCATACAATGCACCTCCAACAACAGCCCCAGTCCTCCTATCAATAGCAATCCCAGTCCTAGAACCAAACTTAAATGGTAGAATTCTACCCTCATCATCTATTGGATAAGCATCTGAAAATGAAACCTTACTCCTATAACCCATCGAACCAAACATCTTACACAAGATGCACGTATTCCCAAAGAATTCCTCCATGGCGTCTGAAGATTTCCCATCCCTCATAAGCCTCTCTATAAGATTTCTAAGGATATACTCCCCTTCATACCCCTCTCTTTTACAAGTTACCCTCTTAGTTTCAACACAACTCTCCTTGGAAAGACCGCTACATACCTTTAAACCGTATGAGGATGCTATTCTCCCTGCATTGCTTCTAAATAAACCCTTTAAGCTTGACCCGGGTATGTATGGAATATCATATTCACCATATTTTACTCTGATTACTGCTAAGTCAACTCTTGAGCCTAATGGGGGTTCTCTACCAACGCCAATTCTCAGTGGACTGATATTCTCCATGTAACCTTTGAATGTGGCTTCTCTAAGAATTGTTGATGATGAAGTCCATAGAGTTGAACTCATTTAACTTCACCTTCACCAACCATTTTTAGAAGTCCATCTTGAAGTTCATATCTACGCCATTTAGCTTCCTCCAATCTTACAAGTCCACAACCGACAGATTTCCTTGCACCAATGTTTAAGCCGATGCCCGTTAATGTCTGGAATAGATTTTTGAGCAATTTAACTCTATCATCGTTTGTAGGCTTTTCTGGGTATAAGTCAATGTTTATGATGTCCATTCTAAACGTCCACTTAGTTTTTGGTGAGATGAGTTCTTCAATGAATGGACCAAGCCCAGGTCTTACACTACCGAACACTCTATCTATAGCTATCCCAGTCTTTTGAAACATGTGAAATACTCCATCTTTAGGGTAAGAATCGTAAATCCTAACATGACTTGCCAATTCAGTATTGCCAAATATCCCACAAATTGGGCAGAAATTTCTATTCCTCGCCTCCTCCCTTATAGCTTGCTCATCCCATGGATCATGAACTTTACAACCCATTGAAGATGCGATTGACTCTAAGTAGCTTCTAAACAAGCCCTTTAAACTAGACCCTGGAATGCATGGAAGACCATTAACCATGTAAACAGCAATATCCACAGCAGAACCTAAAGGTGGC
Proteins encoded:
- a CDS encoding RAMP superfamily CRISPR-associated protein — its product is MTIIKHLNPIETKIIGIITFKTETPIHIGSMGAEVRRSFLKLKNEMLVIPSSTWKGAFRAISETIAKNMKFNGIANISVKYYSEEAGGIRYMPKEKEEEEFNKLKGELIELHKGLRREVYGLTENQLKELIYELGFKEEEEELK
- a CDS encoding RAMP superfamily CRISPR-associated protein, with translation MMKFYEAKIKILSPTIIPGRRVERGYKGQLNYIPSTTLRGAILTSLYTHGYISLEEAKSIGGSYDLLVSNAYLIDDGLKSYPSHPFMYKCKVPHGKEVFESKIFISEYDVAGALKDGRDPKFKFECSMGHAAIEYPHPQPVRKSDKDGEAFKEVDVKVQSMISVGISKRRATSQAGMLYEYDAMIEGQEFWCYIGISKDSIYEWIKGGLEIKIGRGVSRGFGHSIIEEVREISLDKMMGDLKSSGVAVEDRNIIFYALSPLLETNGLKSYKPYPSKLDLDSLMEICGIGGKAGVLEIKKVYGKSRTLHCGWDMHGNIRRPIFEHVASEGCIAVGSIIGGGNIPQSLAILSLIGYPIKISENYVLTGVNMLTPIQIHPFLWGGKT
- a CDS encoding RAMP superfamily CRISPR-associated protein, which gives rise to MELKFKVKVKPIGMATFGSVYALPLGPDVSFTRKFTIQAGKRVAKYYIPGSSFKGALRSSASKIADLFGFKCCGEIDIERIEKAHERMGGVCDVCRLFGYPKSNAPSALKVSDLELQGDVNVETVAGIRIDDSSGKVATGALFTSEKVCGVEFVGEISLSDVDVNLIGLTLLSLAELRLDRFGRRSIVDVMIEDDGQLESAIKNTDWIILLNELKRWLYDEVL
- a CDS encoding HD domain-containing protein → MRSFEELKFEEPYPIFKSYVVPYRDDAGIIDYRRVKSEDVETYKDVLKKLREFLQSILGIEIVKSYDEVRKLELIGDLISLYFKIPLLKELFPSAILSPLKIYMLCRVHLVPGSYMKREPLRENPAEFIKGIYERKEEYLDIIQKLTNILANEKLCKDIEKSWFIFPSDTRPGFNTSGLIPHLLLTSAIAWSLATINKKLDRTEIAVLRLASLLHDIGKPFNYKQHVELSTNVARLLLDGLIPEQTLNRIVDIISKHHEPKDDLSAILKEADTMASTIDRVRKLVESYLGKDLESIAKELNLNYEDGLGTGDTAWDFWIKVYKERGLKIFEYLNSKFLNSLREETDGFKSPVKPFRGVEGERREEEDYRNVLIGVIDVAGIQRYISRSQEIKVTSGASLLVDYLVMAYAPFYIQSNMDEHDIWVPYESFIYTAGGVVEFVMPRLFVNEFEKIVGDQLNNILSSNGLKVAFAYTQFRDNMYLMIKELMNNLHLKKNSMESKSMPIARIKSPSGYEDLCQLCYLDDVETKIETPEGLKRVCNVCKSLYEFGGEISFKNKYEATIFVGGKPVTVKDVYDLDWEHVNKYIIELISGHDKPELRELIERRTAGVKLRNIAVLKVDGNLMGPFMATSISPTDMYERSARIDMALKNAIMKALTVIYESIMKYHEDLNEALKPYVSTLFGTLYVGGDDALIIMPSWTSIAFSWIVGNEFRLNMGKSRGLSIGIAVGSAKANIWGLISAANSLMKEGKKNVRDDPGCSAVAFDVEEAITLNDSIVRERIQLLRDKMISIQPFKISENDGLKDYIKLLFESSDYADFVWKSYLASRYVDYITKHELKTKIEEFQSFIKGIRSGILECMNRADSFIVFSGVCEKDADIFKLFIEKVYAKRQYARFKEMYEKTKRKDYEDNMKIYNIVFELCPKEELSKFLGKEEIPHTFNASISDAYRMIKIVGGGVI
- a CDS encoding RAMP superfamily CRISPR-associated protein encodes the protein MQQIRLNVLRNKPRDRSTYRDLCGSMYVSIIADNSYLHVGSGRERFEVDLKKLKEVYAKRKRIDAGMLKELQLKIGYSEFASTTMGTVIPGSSVKGNVRARLELSFHGFNGNVRSCFLKASRLTKLAGEGESGWRHQRVWDETILEDRGFPCDYTKMDNVCLICDLFGTAGLKSLIEFSDFIGLNVKLEALDLPYGMKVYAAPQGSEFNGEISFMNLRDYELGLLLLGMGIVNGSTGRSVLLGRFKYRKLMDNKKFGRVKYKINKISLSKFSDKLTIGNLTINPGSSVEGEKLNTICKELANLSLKHFQNELRIVDEVGILEKL
- the csx7 gene encoding CRISPR-associated RAMP protein Csx7, whose protein sequence is MSSTLWTSSSTILREATFKGYMENISPLRIGVGREPPLGSRVDLAVIRVKYGEYDIPYIPGSSLKGLFRSNAGRIASSYGLKVCSGLSKESCVETKRVTCKREGYEGEYILRNLIERLMRDGKSSDAMEEFFGNTCILCKMFGSMGYRSKVSFSDAYPIDDEGRILPFKFGSRTGIAIDRRTGAVVGGALYEVEYVEPGCRFKFEIRCSNLPNYALGLLGSILRMIDNGEVRIGGFTSRGYGLVKIRNLNISIKDYTLKGEGKVLPSLEVNVDESVDVSDLAELKDGQLCFQDDKAWALIDRLEKVWRNATDKIKRSEK
- a CDS encoding RAMP superfamily CRISPR-associated protein, producing the protein MNDYRDFHKLNVFIRVDGFLVNETPLRVGVGREPPLGSAVDIAVYMVNGLPCIPGSSLKGLFRSYLESIASSMGCKVHDPWDEQAIREEARNRNFCPICGIFGNTELASHVRIYDSYPKDGVFHMFQKTGIAIDRVFGSVRPGLGPFIEELISPKTKWTFRMDIINIDLYPEKPTNDDRVKLLKNLFQTLTGIGLNIGARKSVGCGLVRLEEAKWRRYELQDGLLKMVGEGEVK